One region of Azospirillum lipoferum 4B genomic DNA includes:
- a CDS encoding tetratricopeptide repeat protein produces MRANILVVLLVLIAGIGASLLLIPRGGELALQKFRDRDYESARAVYEERYAAGDRGGATVMPLTRLSLAQGDVERAIALTEEFVAAEPTSVEARELLNRLYQDAQRPGDYLENLAVLAELRHSADLYRELAYAAGFRNRMALKAEALARYCALAPEDVEAQQELAALLAARGDHAGAVDRLLHADDRARGNIGADSRELLMSLLIDLGRAEDAFGRARRWLGEQPTVADMIGLASQLAAASRPDLGVRLIEPQVTGRTPVLALELTYVDLLIAADRREEARTRLSALSGRVEDSQFGRLLALEMNAGQAREALRAAKGRDLRLAPDWVLAGLAETALRDGDRPFLDRLHRELGEGFLADYPVLAANIALGRGDADAAARWAERGLAGSALTLGDRLAAIRILDRAGRRAAAAAAFDRLAPFDAVPDDQLEELAALFIDLERAPAGLDWFAAHRQAKPSPAAEQGWARLAAKAGDPVAVADWLAARPVLPVALLQDIAGSAAERAVADRRAAPLALAAAQRAFALDPSPRSRLALAIALTATGKPAEALPLLSPLLDRGGAEIEAAYIAALDGAGRSEELARHLTAKLAKGGLSDAEEQGIAYLLLDHKAYRAALPLLRARAERLGGVWLAVYADAAAKANALPDLAALLQRQAAAAPLAEAEDSLYRSTLETLGRKAELRRYLLARATDDRLPVERRREPAFALLALGDKTGATRALQRLAAMQGPQSGDFRQLAYLWGPRPPAAALDWLEARAKAAAGPEAQAAWYDRLAELGGGARVTASLATPAGPPVQPALQAPYIEALASAGKGRELAVAVRAALREDATPDRLRRYARLAEQTGQRAAAAEAWTALLARKPEDADALRQLGMLAFDGNRLADAERLLRRYTARGPDDHEAHYFLGETLTALKRPAAALPFYRIALAQLRARGGRDDAAVLTEANLLNRLGKVDEAVALFDSLRKRHPGDRQLTADYASMLIENGRLPEARRVLALP; encoded by the coding sequence ATGCGCGCGAACATCCTCGTCGTCCTGCTGGTGCTGATCGCGGGCATCGGCGCCAGCCTGCTGCTGATCCCGCGCGGCGGCGAGCTTGCCCTGCAGAAATTCCGCGACCGCGATTATGAAAGCGCCCGCGCCGTCTATGAGGAGCGCTATGCCGCCGGCGACCGTGGCGGCGCCACGGTGATGCCGCTGACCCGCCTGTCGCTGGCCCAGGGCGACGTGGAGCGCGCCATCGCGCTGACCGAGGAGTTCGTCGCCGCCGAGCCGACCTCCGTCGAGGCGCGCGAGCTGCTGAACCGCCTCTACCAGGATGCCCAGCGGCCGGGCGATTACCTGGAGAACCTGGCGGTCCTGGCGGAGCTGCGGCACAGCGCCGACCTCTATCGCGAACTGGCCTATGCCGCCGGATTCCGCAACCGGATGGCGTTGAAGGCCGAAGCGCTGGCCCGCTACTGCGCGCTGGCGCCCGAGGATGTCGAGGCCCAGCAGGAGCTGGCGGCGCTGCTGGCGGCGCGCGGCGACCATGCCGGCGCGGTGGACCGGCTTCTGCACGCCGACGACCGCGCCCGGGGCAACATCGGGGCCGACAGCCGCGAATTGCTGATGAGCCTGCTGATCGACCTCGGCCGGGCGGAGGATGCCTTCGGCCGCGCCCGGCGCTGGCTCGGCGAGCAGCCGACCGTCGCCGACATGATCGGTCTGGCGAGCCAGCTGGCGGCGGCCTCCCGGCCGGACCTGGGCGTGAGGCTGATCGAGCCGCAGGTGACAGGTCGAACGCCCGTTTTGGCACTTGAGCTGACCTACGTCGACCTGCTGATCGCCGCAGACCGCCGGGAAGAGGCGCGGACCCGCCTGTCGGCGCTGTCCGGCCGGGTGGAGGATTCCCAGTTCGGCCGGCTGCTGGCGCTGGAGATGAATGCCGGGCAGGCGCGGGAGGCGTTGCGGGCCGCGAAGGGCCGCGACCTGCGTCTGGCGCCGGATTGGGTGCTGGCCGGGCTGGCCGAGACGGCGCTGCGCGACGGCGACCGCCCCTTCCTCGACCGCCTGCATCGCGAATTGGGCGAGGGGTTCCTCGCCGATTACCCGGTGCTGGCGGCGAACATCGCGCTCGGCCGCGGCGATGCCGATGCCGCCGCGCGCTGGGCGGAGCGCGGTCTGGCCGGGAGCGCGCTGACCCTCGGCGACCGGCTGGCCGCCATCCGCATTCTCGACCGCGCCGGCCGCCGTGCCGCCGCCGCTGCCGCCTTCGACCGTCTGGCGCCGTTCGATGCGGTTCCCGACGACCAGCTGGAGGAGTTGGCGGCCCTGTTCATCGACCTGGAGCGCGCGCCCGCCGGTCTGGACTGGTTCGCTGCGCACCGGCAGGCCAAGCCTTCTCCGGCGGCCGAGCAGGGCTGGGCGAGGCTGGCGGCCAAGGCGGGCGACCCGGTTGCCGTCGCCGACTGGCTGGCCGCCCGGCCGGTGCTGCCCGTCGCCCTGCTGCAGGACATCGCCGGCAGCGCCGCCGAACGGGCCGTTGCCGACCGGCGCGCCGCCCCGCTGGCGCTGGCCGCAGCACAGCGCGCCTTCGCGCTCGACCCCTCGCCGCGCAGCCGTCTGGCCCTCGCCATCGCCCTGACCGCGACCGGCAAACCGGCGGAGGCGCTGCCGCTGCTGTCTCCGCTGTTGGACCGGGGCGGGGCCGAGATCGAAGCCGCCTACATCGCGGCGCTCGACGGCGCCGGCCGGTCGGAGGAGCTGGCCCGCCACCTGACCGCCAAGCTGGCAAAGGGCGGCCTGAGCGACGCGGAGGAGCAGGGCATCGCCTATCTGCTGCTCGACCACAAGGCCTACCGCGCCGCCCTGCCGCTGCTGCGCGCGCGGGCGGAACGGCTGGGCGGCGTCTGGCTGGCAGTCTATGCCGATGCCGCGGCCAAGGCGAACGCGCTGCCCGACCTTGCCGCCCTGCTGCAACGGCAGGCCGCCGCCGCCCCGCTGGCCGAAGCGGAGGATTCGCTCTACCGCAGTACGCTGGAAACGCTGGGCCGCAAGGCGGAGCTGCGCCGCTACCTGCTGGCCCGCGCCACCGACGACCGCCTGCCGGTGGAGCGGCGTCGCGAACCGGCCTTCGCCCTGCTGGCGCTCGGCGACAAGACGGGGGCGACGCGGGCTTTGCAGCGGCTGGCCGCGATGCAGGGGCCGCAGAGCGGGGATTTCCGGCAGCTCGCCTATCTGTGGGGGCCGCGCCCGCCAGCCGCGGCGCTGGACTGGCTGGAGGCGCGGGCCAAGGCGGCAGCCGGCCCGGAGGCGCAGGCGGCATGGTACGACCGTCTGGCCGAACTCGGCGGCGGGGCCCGCGTCACCGCAAGCCTCGCGACGCCCGCCGGTCCGCCGGTCCAGCCGGCGCTGCAGGCTCCCTACATCGAGGCGCTGGCGTCGGCCGGCAAGGGCAGGGAACTGGCGGTCGCCGTCCGTGCCGCCCTGCGCGAGGACGCCACGCCCGACCGGCTGCGCCGCTATGCCCGCCTCGCCGAACAGACCGGCCAGCGCGCCGCCGCCGCCGAGGCCTGGACGGCCCTGCTGGCAAGGAAGCCCGAGGATGCCGACGCGCTGCGCCAGCTGGGCATGCTGGCCTTCGACGGGAACCGCCTTGCCGATGCCGAGCGCCTGCTGCGCCGCTACACCGCGCGCGGCCCCGACGATCACGAGGCGCATTATTTCCTGGGCGAGACTCTGACCGCCCTGAAGCGTCCCGCCGCGGCATTGCCCTTCTACCGCATCGCGCTGGCCCAGCTCCGCGCCCGCGGCGGCCGGGACGACGCGGCGGTCCTGACGGAGGCCAACCTGCTGAACCGGCTGGGCAAGGTCGACGAGGCCGTCGCCCTGTTCGACTCCCTGCGCAAGCGCCATCCCGGCGACCGGCAGCTGACGGCGGACTATGCATCGATGCTGATCGAAAACGGACGACTGCCGGAGGCCCGCCGTGTCCTGGCCCTTCCGTGA
- a CDS encoding tetratricopeptide repeat protein produces the protein MSGGERGSKALTLALLAVLLAATPIHAQPAPSSARLETVREDRAARFTLSWPAPVATEVERQGREIVLRFSRPLGDVALDRVPERLESWIDNILYGYDSVVLVPSAGVAADIAANPRGVTIALSRSPAARPTPQAEAADRAAQRRIDYFRAVTMMEGGEVRPARELLRDLLARDPRDAQSTALLGQAEERLGRWREAATAYDGALELTPGEPSLVGAKALLLYANADRVRLDVDWQQVRNADMQRIARLGGVQELGRSTSLTWGLERREVDVDAAQRADGRLEPFHGARTRLEAALVHDWPELQRSTLSVYAAPRTLGAGYTHGWRDEEGETRAGFAWSEPSFAFLEGIVGGGRRDRLFLQHEDRLSERWSLSFGAGYNRYGLAGAADLARSATVEGSLRYVLNAAGPLASVAYVLDAEYVGHREERQNADGQAYIPLPAATREVHALQVNVEDHLADYVRYAAQLGYAYDRRGRSGPQGAVSLAWEPAEGLELGLRAAHARSTARGTASAVNSAGVTLVWRY, from the coding sequence GTGAGCGGGGGGGAGAGGGGATCGAAAGCGCTCACGCTCGCCCTCCTCGCCGTCCTCCTCGCCGCCACCCCCATCCACGCCCAGCCGGCGCCGTCCTCCGCCCGTCTGGAAACCGTGCGGGAGGATCGCGCCGCCCGCTTCACCCTGAGCTGGCCCGCTCCGGTCGCGACCGAGGTGGAGCGCCAGGGCCGCGAGATCGTTCTGCGCTTCAGCCGGCCGCTCGGCGATGTGGCGCTCGACCGCGTGCCGGAGCGGCTGGAGTCCTGGATCGACAACATCCTCTACGGCTATGACAGCGTCGTCCTGGTCCCGTCAGCCGGCGTCGCCGCCGACATCGCGGCAAACCCCAGGGGCGTGACCATTGCGTTGAGCCGCTCCCCCGCCGCGCGCCCGACGCCGCAGGCCGAGGCGGCCGACCGTGCCGCGCAGCGCCGCATCGACTATTTCCGCGCAGTGACGATGATGGAGGGCGGGGAGGTCCGGCCGGCGCGGGAGCTGTTGCGCGACCTGCTGGCGCGAGACCCGCGGGACGCCCAGTCCACCGCCCTGCTGGGTCAGGCGGAGGAGCGGCTCGGCCGCTGGCGCGAGGCGGCGACGGCCTATGACGGCGCGCTGGAGCTGACGCCCGGCGAGCCGTCGCTGGTCGGGGCCAAGGCGCTGCTTCTGTACGCGAATGCCGACCGCGTCCGCCTCGACGTCGATTGGCAACAGGTGCGCAACGCCGACATGCAGCGCATCGCGCGTCTCGGCGGCGTGCAGGAGCTTGGCCGGTCCACCAGCCTGACCTGGGGGCTGGAACGGCGCGAGGTGGATGTCGATGCCGCCCAGCGCGCCGACGGCCGGCTGGAGCCCTTCCACGGCGCGCGCACCCGTCTGGAGGCGGCGCTGGTCCATGACTGGCCGGAGCTGCAGCGCTCCACCCTGTCCGTCTACGCCGCGCCGCGGACGCTGGGCGCCGGCTACACCCACGGCTGGCGCGACGAGGAGGGGGAGACCCGCGCCGGCTTCGCCTGGAGCGAGCCCAGCTTCGCCTTCCTGGAGGGCATCGTCGGCGGCGGCCGGCGCGACCGGCTTTTCCTGCAGCATGAGGACCGGCTGTCGGAGCGCTGGTCGCTGTCGTTCGGCGCCGGCTACAACCGCTATGGGCTGGCCGGGGCCGCCGATCTGGCGCGCAGCGCCACGGTGGAAGGCTCCCTGCGCTACGTCCTGAACGCCGCCGGGCCGCTCGCCAGCGTCGCCTATGTGCTGGACGCCGAATATGTCGGCCACCGCGAGGAACGGCAGAACGCGGACGGACAGGCCTACATCCCGCTGCCGGCCGCGACGCGCGAGGTCCACGCGCTCCAGGTGAATGTCGAGGACCATCTCGCCGACTATGTCCGCTATGCCGCGCAGCTCGGCTACGCCTATGACCGCCGGGGGCGCAGCGGCCCGCAGGGCGCGGTTTCCCTGGCTTGGGAGCCGGCGGAGGGGCTGGAACTGGGGCTTCGCGCCGCCCATGCCCGCTCCACCGCCCGCGGCACGGCCAGTGCGGTGAACAGCGCAGGCGTCACTCTGGTCTGGCGTTATTGA
- a CDS encoding GAF domain-containing protein, with protein MSSQPPAVPAATIPADGAPRRRWFGLRPVALLELVLFFGVVLGLDVWLGSGHRFEGVQPHPFWIPVLLLAIQYGTNEGVLAALAATVALRLGNVPDAGITQDLYDHLFTLTREPILWLVAAVLFGELRMRHLREREELRAGLAAARQEAEAIARSYRALKSVKESLETRVAGQLRTVFTLYQAAKSIDRLDEGEVMLGVADLVRTVMKPEKFSLFLLNNDVLESVTNEGWDDDTDTYARWFDSGTALFQQVIARQRQVCVNRAEDERILAGEGILAGPLASSDTGEVVGMVKIESLGFTDLSVNTVENFRILCEWIGTALAKARQYRTANEQRVFTDDALYSSSYIGRQAEFLALLGRRMGFETTAITIRPVGISRLSVGQRAELAAAIGEAVRGSLRDTDLACDFGHQGTSFGVVLAGTPLDGARLVEAKLERAVRQALPAALADITIGFTTRRIEAPADGQAAQ; from the coding sequence ATGAGCAGCCAGCCCCCCGCCGTCCCGGCAGCCACGATCCCCGCCGACGGTGCGCCCCGCCGCCGCTGGTTCGGCCTGCGTCCGGTGGCTCTGCTGGAACTCGTGCTGTTCTTCGGCGTGGTGCTGGGGCTGGATGTCTGGCTCGGCTCCGGCCATCGGTTCGAGGGGGTGCAGCCGCATCCCTTCTGGATCCCGGTCCTGCTGCTGGCGATCCAGTACGGCACGAACGAGGGCGTTCTGGCGGCGCTGGCCGCGACAGTGGCGCTGCGGCTGGGCAATGTGCCGGACGCCGGCATCACCCAGGACCTGTACGACCATCTCTTCACCCTGACGCGCGAGCCGATCCTGTGGCTGGTCGCCGCCGTGCTGTTCGGCGAGCTGCGCATGCGCCATCTGCGCGAGCGGGAGGAGCTGCGCGCCGGCCTTGCCGCCGCCCGGCAGGAGGCGGAGGCCATCGCCCGCTCCTACCGCGCCCTGAAATCGGTCAAGGAGAGTCTGGAGACCCGTGTCGCCGGCCAGCTGCGCACCGTCTTCACCCTCTATCAGGCCGCCAAGTCCATCGACCGGCTGGACGAGGGGGAGGTGATGCTGGGCGTCGCCGACCTCGTGCGCACCGTCATGAAGCCGGAGAAGTTCTCGCTGTTCCTGCTGAACAACGACGTGCTGGAATCGGTGACGAACGAGGGCTGGGACGACGACACCGACACCTATGCCCGCTGGTTCGACAGCGGCACCGCCCTGTTCCAGCAGGTGATCGCCCGCCAGCGTCAGGTCTGCGTCAACCGGGCCGAGGACGAACGCATCCTGGCCGGCGAAGGCATTCTGGCCGGACCGCTGGCCAGCAGCGACACCGGCGAGGTCGTCGGCATGGTGAAGATCGAAAGCCTGGGCTTCACCGACCTCAGCGTCAACACGGTCGAGAATTTCCGCATCCTGTGCGAATGGATCGGCACCGCGCTGGCCAAGGCGCGCCAGTACCGCACCGCCAACGAACAGCGGGTGTTCACCGACGACGCGCTCTATTCCTCCAGCTACATCGGCCGTCAGGCGGAATTCCTGGCGCTGCTCGGGCGCCGCATGGGGTTCGAGACCACGGCCATCACCATCCGCCCCGTCGGCATATCCCGCCTGTCGGTGGGCCAGCGGGCGGAGCTTGCCGCCGCCATCGGCGAGGCGGTGCGCGGCAGCCTGCGCGACACCGACCTCGCCTGCGATTTCGGCCATCAGGGAACGTCCTTCGGCGTCGTGCTGGCCGGCACGCCGCTGGACGGCGCCCGGCTGGTGGAGGCGAAGCTGGAGCGTGCCGTCCGGCAGGCCCTGCCGGCTGCCCTGGCCGACATCACCATCGGCTTCACCACCCGGCGGATCGAAGCTCCCGCGGATGGACAGGCGGCGCAATGA
- a CDS encoding tetratricopeptide repeat protein → MSTPSSAASEGLAGDRPSAGVGELLLVAPSAGLLDAAVAAFALSDLAFGLPVCAALHLALCGLVGLWVRGLVRRGRDLRLAGLLLVTMVPLGPVGAACTVATAALLALFSRYATGFQDWYLSLFPDSEIGPARELYELIVSGRENAHLAAGESFTDVMWMGSPQQKQAVIALVARHFRPAFTPALKAGLADADPSVRVQAATATARVEHEFNERWLALDHAARDRAEDADALAALARHLDDYAFCGLLDANREAEIREKALEGYRRSLDLAPDDDGIRLDLGRLLLRCGLAAEAAERLEPLVDRTPDRRILYWYAESLFRLGRFAELRALPGRRPDLLGNEAELPHTLRDVFALWRGDSAATPPEAVPPEAGATELAA, encoded by the coding sequence ATGAGCACCCCGTCCTCCGCCGCTTCCGAGGGTCTTGCCGGCGACCGGCCGTCCGCCGGCGTGGGCGAACTGCTGCTGGTGGCGCCGTCCGCCGGTCTGCTCGACGCCGCGGTGGCGGCATTCGCTCTCTCGGATCTGGCCTTCGGCCTGCCGGTCTGCGCGGCGCTGCATCTGGCGCTCTGCGGTCTGGTCGGGCTTTGGGTGCGCGGACTGGTGCGGCGTGGGCGCGACCTGCGGCTGGCCGGGCTTCTGCTGGTCACCATGGTGCCGCTGGGTCCGGTCGGGGCCGCCTGCACCGTGGCGACCGCGGCGCTGCTGGCGCTGTTCAGCCGCTATGCCACCGGGTTCCAGGACTGGTATCTCTCGCTCTTTCCCGACAGCGAGATCGGCCCGGCGCGCGAGCTGTACGAGCTGATCGTGAGCGGGCGGGAGAACGCGCACCTCGCCGCCGGCGAGTCCTTCACCGACGTGATGTGGATGGGCTCGCCGCAGCAGAAGCAGGCGGTGATCGCGCTGGTCGCCCGCCATTTCCGCCCCGCCTTCACCCCAGCGCTGAAGGCCGGTCTCGCCGACGCGGATCCGTCCGTCCGCGTCCAGGCCGCCACCGCCACCGCACGGGTGGAGCATGAGTTCAACGAGCGCTGGCTTGCGCTGGACCATGCCGCGCGGGACCGGGCGGAGGATGCGGACGCCCTGGCCGCGCTCGCCCGCCATCTCGACGATTACGCCTTCTGCGGGCTGCTGGATGCCAACCGCGAGGCGGAGATTCGGGAAAAGGCGCTGGAGGGCTATCGCCGCAGCCTGGATCTCGCCCCCGATGACGACGGCATCCGCCTCGACCTCGGCCGGCTGCTGCTGCGCTGCGGACTGGCGGCGGAGGCGGCGGAGCGCTTGGAGCCGCTGGTCGACCGCACGCCCGACCGCCGCATCCTCTACTGGTACGCCGAAAGCCTGTTCCGGCTGGGCCGGTTCGCCGAGCTGCGGGCGCTGCCGGGCCGCCGGCCCGACCTGCTGGGCAACGAGGCCGAACTGCCCCACACCCTGCGCGACGTCTTCGCGCTGTGGCGCGGCGATTCGGCCGCGACACCGCCGGAGGCGGTTCCCCCGGAAGCCGGTGCGACGGAGCTTGCCGCATGA
- the pelF gene encoding GT4 family glycosyltransferase PelF, with protein MSRNSSLPEAPHAPKADVCLLMEGSYPYVAGGVSTWTHDLIRSHADLTFHIVALVADRGARRLAYELPPNVTGLTHVYLQDPPAGWRWQPGTARLVAALETPLGRLQQGGGLAEVAEVLRLLAPRRGRVGKRALLNSEHAFQMVVRMCRAALPDASFLEYFWGSRALMSGLFATLLVPMPQASVYHAVSTGYAGLFAARARLETGRPALLTEHGIYTNERRIEILMAEWLFEGGDTSLVLDRKKRDLRDLWLDTFASYSKACYDACDRIITLYGGNQEFQRRQGADPAKLTIVPNGIDYAGYSQVRRDPEPRPPTIALIGRVVPIKDVKTYIRAASILREDIPDLKAMILGPLEEDPGYVEECRTIVAHLGLEQTVIFAGRVKLTEWLGRVDAIALTSVSEAQPLVILEAGASGVPTVATDVGSCAELLLGRPDEDPPLGPGGAVTPLASPLDTARELRALLLDRPWRERCAQAIARRVAQSYDKVAIDRIYRAIYDEHIAMPTRPVSHAPTTVKQSPSPLVGEGLG; from the coding sequence ATGAGCCGCAACTCTTCCCTGCCCGAGGCGCCCCATGCCCCCAAGGCCGACGTCTGCCTGCTGATGGAGGGCTCCTATCCCTATGTCGCGGGCGGCGTGTCGACCTGGACCCATGACCTGATCCGTTCCCACGCCGACCTGACCTTCCACATCGTCGCCCTGGTCGCCGACCGCGGCGCCCGCCGGCTGGCCTACGAGCTGCCGCCCAACGTCACCGGCCTGACCCATGTCTATCTCCAGGACCCGCCCGCCGGCTGGCGCTGGCAGCCCGGAACGGCGCGGCTGGTGGCGGCGCTGGAGACGCCGCTCGGCCGGCTGCAGCAGGGCGGCGGGCTGGCGGAGGTGGCCGAGGTGCTGCGGCTGCTGGCGCCGCGGCGCGGCCGGGTCGGCAAGCGGGCGCTGCTGAACTCCGAGCACGCCTTCCAGATGGTGGTGCGCATGTGCAGGGCCGCCCTGCCGGACGCCTCCTTCCTGGAATATTTCTGGGGCAGCCGCGCCCTGATGAGCGGGCTGTTCGCCACGCTGCTGGTGCCGATGCCGCAGGCCTCCGTCTATCATGCCGTGTCCACCGGCTATGCCGGGCTGTTCGCTGCGCGGGCGAGGCTGGAGACCGGGCGGCCGGCGCTGCTGACCGAACACGGCATCTACACCAACGAGCGGCGCATCGAGATCCTGATGGCCGAATGGCTGTTCGAGGGCGGCGACACCTCCCTGGTGCTCGACCGGAAGAAGCGCGACCTGCGGGATCTGTGGTTGGACACCTTCGCCAGCTACTCCAAGGCCTGTTACGACGCCTGCGACCGCATCATCACCTTGTACGGTGGAAACCAGGAGTTCCAGCGCCGCCAGGGCGCCGATCCGGCCAAGCTGACGATCGTGCCCAACGGCATCGACTATGCCGGCTATTCCCAGGTCCGGCGCGACCCGGAGCCGCGCCCGCCGACCATCGCGCTGATCGGCCGCGTCGTGCCGATCAAGGACGTGAAGACCTACATCCGCGCGGCATCCATCCTGCGCGAGGACATCCCCGATTTGAAGGCGATGATCCTAGGGCCGCTGGAGGAGGATCCCGGCTATGTCGAGGAATGCCGCACCATCGTGGCGCATCTGGGGCTGGAGCAGACGGTGATCTTCGCCGGCCGGGTCAAGCTGACCGAGTGGCTGGGCCGGGTCGACGCCATCGCGCTGACCAGCGTCAGCGAGGCGCAGCCGCTGGTGATCCTGGAGGCCGGCGCATCCGGCGTGCCGACGGTGGCGACCGACGTCGGGTCCTGCGCCGAGCTGCTGCTGGGCCGCCCGGACGAGGATCCGCCGCTGGGGCCGGGCGGGGCGGTGACGCCGCTGGCAAGCCCGCTCGACACCGCGCGGGAACTGCGCGCCCTGCTGCTCGACCGCCCGTGGCGCGAGCGCTGCGCCCAGGCCATCGCCCGGCGCGTCGCCCAGTCCTACGACAAGGTCGCCATCGACCGCATCTACCGCGCCATCTATGACGAGCACATCGCCATGCCGACCCGGCCGGTATCGCATGCCCCAACCACAGTCAAACAAAGCCCCTCTCCCCTTGTGGGAGAGGGGTTGGGGTGA
- the pelG gene encoding exopolysaccharide Pel transporter PelG — protein sequence MAGIGFALRRLARRDDLLGVLQGYAHSAFITSGPWMFTILALAGITLFGRDLVGGEQLTLFRVVVIYNFCFSVVLTGPLVMVATRYLADAIYAKEVEAAPGMLLATLGLAYAIAGLTAGPFYPLFSGLPLPVMLGGLANFFLVCGIWVVSIFLSALKDYLAVTVAFGVGMAVGMAATLLLGDRYGAAGMVWGFSAGLAAIQFGLIARVLAEYPYPVGRLFDFLSYFRRYWDLASIGLFANAAVWTDKWIMWFAPEREVVSGAMTIYSAYDGAMFVAYLTTLPALTLFTVNIETRFFEHYQGFYRDIQKHATFDQIARNHRSIIAALLDSSRNLVILQGAVCAVCIFLAPTIIGAIGLQYQQIGMFRFGVLGAFFQVMFLFCTVILAYFDLRGRNLTAQLVYLAANGGFTLLFSRLGFPWYGYGYFLGSLVAFAVAYLMVADAVRRLPYFAFVANNPSVR from the coding sequence ATGGCCGGCATCGGCTTCGCGCTCCGCCGGCTGGCCCGGCGCGACGACCTGCTGGGCGTGCTGCAGGGCTACGCCCATTCCGCCTTCATCACCTCGGGGCCGTGGATGTTCACCATCCTGGCGCTGGCCGGCATCACGCTGTTCGGCCGCGATCTGGTGGGGGGGGAGCAGCTGACGCTGTTCCGCGTGGTGGTGATCTACAATTTCTGCTTCTCGGTGGTCCTGACCGGGCCGCTGGTGATGGTCGCCACCCGCTATCTCGCCGACGCCATCTATGCCAAGGAGGTGGAGGCGGCGCCGGGCATGCTGCTGGCGACGCTTGGGCTGGCCTATGCCATCGCCGGGCTGACCGCCGGTCCCTTCTATCCGCTGTTCAGCGGGCTGCCGCTGCCGGTGATGCTGGGCGGGCTGGCGAACTTCTTCCTGGTCTGCGGCATCTGGGTGGTGTCGATCTTCCTGTCGGCGCTGAAGGATTATCTGGCGGTCACCGTCGCCTTCGGCGTCGGCATGGCGGTGGGCATGGCCGCCACGCTGCTGCTGGGCGACCGCTATGGCGCCGCCGGCATGGTCTGGGGCTTTTCCGCCGGGCTGGCGGCGATCCAGTTCGGGCTGATCGCGCGGGTGCTTGCCGAATATCCCTATCCCGTCGGCCGGCTGTTCGATTTCCTCAGCTATTTCCGCCGCTATTGGGACCTGGCGTCGATCGGCCTGTTCGCCAATGCCGCGGTGTGGACCGACAAATGGATCATGTGGTTTGCACCGGAACGCGAGGTCGTCTCCGGCGCCATGACGATCTACAGCGCCTATGACGGCGCCATGTTCGTGGCCTATCTGACGACGCTGCCGGCGCTGACCCTGTTCACGGTGAACATCGAGACCCGATTCTTCGAGCATTACCAGGGCTTCTACCGCGACATCCAGAAGCACGCGACCTTCGACCAGATCGCGCGCAACCACCGATCCATCATCGCCGCCCTGCTGGACAGCAGCCGCAATCTGGTGATCCTGCAGGGGGCGGTCTGTGCCGTCTGCATCTTCCTGGCCCCGACGATCATCGGCGCCATCGGCCTGCAGTACCAGCAGATCGGCATGTTCCGCTTCGGCGTGCTGGGCGCCTTCTTCCAGGTGATGTTCCTGTTCTGCACGGTCATCCTGGCCTATTTCGACCTGCGGGGGCGGAACCTGACGGCGCAGCTGGTCTATCTGGCAGCCAATGGCGGCTTCACCCTGCTGTTCAGCCGCCTGGGCTTCCCGTGGTACGGCTACGGCTATTTCCTCGGCTCGCTGGTCGCCTTCGCCGTCGCCTATCTGATGGTGGCCGACGCGGTGCGGCGGCTGCCCTATTTCGCCTTCGTCGCCAACAACCCGTCGGTACGATGA
- a CDS encoding class I SAM-dependent methyltransferase, whose protein sequence is MSEPIRRKALDVIAERLDLAGRRIADVGCGEGGFVRALTGLGAQVIGVECGAEMLERARAAEPAGNERYVEGVGQDLPLPDASADCVVFMNSLHHVPVEHMADALAEAARVLLPGGLVLVNEPIADGPFFQLTRLVEDEEEVRAAALASVRSACAAGLFVEREEVVYLNPVRFDGYEAFATRMGLIDAARKSRVAAGEDVLRARFHELATLRDGFFFFDQPARLTILEKPAS, encoded by the coding sequence ATGAGCGAGCCCATCCGCCGCAAGGCCCTGGACGTGATCGCCGAGCGCCTCGATCTCGCCGGCCGCCGCATCGCCGATGTCGGCTGCGGTGAAGGCGGGTTCGTCCGCGCGCTGACCGGGCTGGGCGCCCAGGTGATCGGCGTCGAGTGCGGTGCCGAGATGCTGGAGCGCGCCCGTGCCGCCGAACCGGCCGGGAACGAGCGCTACGTCGAGGGGGTCGGGCAGGACCTGCCGCTGCCCGACGCCTCCGCCGATTGCGTCGTCTTCATGAACAGCCTGCACCATGTTCCGGTGGAGCATATGGCCGACGCCCTCGCCGAAGCCGCGCGGGTGCTGCTGCCGGGCGGGCTCGTGCTGGTCAACGAGCCCATCGCCGACGGCCCCTTCTTCCAGCTGACCCGGCTGGTCGAGGACGAGGAGGAGGTGCGTGCCGCCGCCCTGGCGTCGGTCAGAAGCGCCTGCGCCGCCGGCCTGTTCGTCGAGCGGGAGGAGGTCGTCTATCTCAACCCCGTGCGCTTCGACGGCTATGAGGCGTTCGCCACCCGGATGGGGCTGATCGATGCGGCCCGCAAGAGCCGCGTCGCCGCCGGCGAGGATGTCCTGCGCGCCCGCTTCCACGAGCTGGCGACCCTGCGCGACGGCTTCTTCTTCTTCGACCAGCCGGCCCGGCTGACCATCCTGGAAAAGCCGGCTTCCTAG